From Triticum urartu cultivar G1812 chromosome 2, Tu2.1, whole genome shotgun sequence, a single genomic window includes:
- the LOC125533905 gene encoding uncharacterized protein LOC125533905 has translation MGSKSEQRLDYVLVPLGLAVMVGYHLWLLLRIRRRPATTVIGINAINRRIWVRHIMEDPSGKHAVLAVQTMRNAIMASSVLASVAITLSSLVAALMASGAAHGLFSGTASPAHNNSKDNIVLGAAGEAALSVKFLAILVCFLVAFLLNVQSIRYYSHTGILVNVPLQAHRLRRPRLAIDYVTSTLNRGSYFWSLGVRAFYFSCPVFLWLFGPIPMFAACVAMVCTLYFLDVYKEWDRAEEGDGLVVEDGEGGREEEGGTKMATSAV, from the coding sequence ATGGGCAGCAAGTCTGAGCAGCGCCTGGACTACGTGCTGGTGCCTCTGGGCCTGGCGGTGATGGTGGGGTACCACCTGTGGCTCCTCCTCCGTATCCGGCGACGCCCGGCCACCACCGTCATCGGCATCAACGCCATCAACCGCCGCATCTGGGTGCGCCACATCATGGAGGACCCCTCGGGGAAGCACGCCGTGCTAGCGGTGCAGACGATGCGCAACGCCATCATGGCCTCCTCCGTGCTCGCCTCCGTCGCCATCACCCTCAGCTCCCTCGTCGCCGCCCTCATGGCCAGCGGCGCCGCCCACGGCCTCTTTTCCGGCACCGCCAGCCCCGCCCACAACAACAGCAAGGACAACATCGTGTTGGGCGCGGCGGGGGAGGCGGCGCTGTCCGTCAAGTTCCTGGCCATCCTCGTCTGCTTCCTGGTGGCGTTCCTCCTCAACGTGCAGTCCATCCGGTACTACAGCCACACAGGCATCCTCGTCAACGTGCCGCTCCAGGCgcaccgcctccgccgcccccGCCTCGCCATCGACTACGTCACCTCCACACTCAACCGCGGCAGCTACTTCTGGTCGCTCGGCGTCCGCGCATTCTACTTTTCATGCCCGGTGTTCCTCTGGCTCTTCGGACCCATCCCCATGTTCGCCGCATGCGTCGCCATGGTCTGCACGCTCTACTTCCTCGACGTCTACAAGGAGTGGGACAGGGCGGAGGAGGGCGACGGGCTCGTCGTCGAGGATGGCGAAGGTGGCcgcgaggaggaaggagggacCAAGATGGCTACCAGTGCGGTCTGA